A genome region from Methylobacterium sp. FF17 includes the following:
- a CDS encoding sensor domain-containing diguanylate cyclase, translated as MSMPLRLARRLRSAHTWIALGVLAPVGMLVISGLMLMDLRRDAWDKAEQTSRNLLQVIERDIARNVEVIDLTLQAVQDNLRAPGLARLDATMRQLVLFDRAASARDLGVMFVLDENGDVIEDLAASPPRKGNYADRDYFQAHKANRHLGLYVGRPIVSRLTGERMVNFSRRIDKPDGSFGGLVLGSLKLTYFGRLFDQIGLGNEGAINLYLKDGTRITRHPFLEADVGVNIAGSRTFDRFAREGAGTFVETSVRDGVRRLYTFTRVGELPLILNVALSVDEVEASWRAKALVIGTVVLILCGLTVVLSVLFGRELRRRAAMQAELARLSETDALTGLANRRRFEEAYRRACADAGRTGRPLSLLVVDADHFKRYNDRYGHAVGDEVLKGLARGLTACVHRPSDLVCRVGGEEFVLLLPDTDEAGALRVAGEVHAQVRTLAVASVGIGAGAVTVSIGLASGVADAADLLARADAALYEAKAGGRNQTRCAASAVVRSGERQPLRVVGG; from the coding sequence ATGTCCATGCCGCTTCGTCTCGCGCGACGGCTTCGCTCCGCCCACACCTGGATCGCACTCGGCGTGCTCGCGCCTGTCGGCATGCTCGTCATCTCGGGCCTGATGCTGATGGACCTGCGGCGTGACGCCTGGGACAAGGCCGAGCAGACCTCCCGCAACCTTCTGCAGGTCATCGAGCGCGACATCGCCCGGAACGTCGAGGTCATCGACCTCACGCTCCAGGCCGTCCAGGACAACCTGCGGGCGCCTGGCCTGGCGCGACTCGACGCGACCATGCGCCAGCTCGTCCTGTTCGACCGCGCCGCGAGCGCGCGCGACCTCGGCGTGATGTTCGTCCTCGACGAGAACGGCGACGTCATCGAGGACCTCGCCGCCTCGCCCCCGCGCAAGGGCAACTACGCCGACCGTGACTACTTCCAGGCCCACAAGGCCAACCGCCATCTCGGGCTTTACGTCGGACGGCCTATCGTCTCGCGCCTGACCGGCGAGCGCATGGTCAACTTCAGTCGCCGTATCGACAAGCCCGATGGCTCCTTCGGCGGGTTGGTGCTGGGCAGCCTGAAGCTGACCTACTTCGGGCGCCTCTTCGACCAGATCGGTCTCGGCAACGAGGGTGCGATCAACCTCTACCTGAAGGACGGCACGCGCATCACCCGCCACCCCTTCCTGGAGGCCGACGTCGGCGTGAACATCGCCGGCTCCCGGACCTTCGACCGGTTCGCTCGCGAGGGAGCGGGTACGTTCGTCGAAACTTCCGTCCGTGACGGCGTGCGGCGGCTCTACACCTTCACCCGCGTCGGCGAGTTGCCGCTGATCCTGAACGTGGCACTCTCGGTCGACGAGGTGGAGGCCAGCTGGAGGGCCAAGGCCCTGGTGATAGGCACGGTCGTGCTGATCCTGTGCGGGCTGACGGTCGTCCTGTCGGTGCTGTTCGGGCGTGAGCTCCGCCGCCGTGCCGCGATGCAGGCCGAACTCGCGAGGCTCTCAGAGACCGACGCCCTGACCGGGCTGGCCAACCGCCGGCGCTTCGAGGAAGCGTACCGGCGAGCCTGCGCCGATGCAGGCCGCACGGGCAGGCCGCTCTCGCTGCTCGTCGTCGATGCGGACCACTTCAAGCGCTACAACGACCGCTATGGCCACGCGGTCGGCGACGAGGTGCTGAAGGGGCTCGCCCGGGGCCTGACCGCATGCGTGCACCGCCCCTCGGATCTCGTCTGCCGGGTCGGCGGCGAGGAGTTCGTTCTCCTGCTGCCCGACACGGACGAGGCCGGCGCCCTGCGCGTCGCGGGGGAAGTGCATGCCCAGGTCAGGACGCTGGCCGTCGCATCCGTCGGAATCGGTGCGGGTGCCGTCACGGTCAGCATCGGGCTGGCATCCGGTGTCGCCGATGCCGCCGACCTCCTTGCCCGCGCGGATGCGGCCCTCTACGAGGCCAAGGCGGGCGGTCGCAACCAGACCCGTTGCGCAGCGTCCGCCGTCGTGCGGTCCGGCGAAAGGCAGCCCTTGCGCGTCGTCGGGGGCTGA
- a CDS encoding zinc-dependent alcohol dehydrogenase, with the protein MKALTWQSRGKISCETVPDPKIEHGRDVIIKVTACAICGSDLHLMGGFMPTMECGDVLGHETMGEVIEVGRDNQKLKVGDRIVVPFTICCGECRQCKWGNWSCCERTNPNGKLQAETYGYPLAGLFGFSHITGGFAGGQAEYLRVPYADVGPIVVPEGLTDEQVLFLSDIFPTAYQAAEHCDIGPEDTVAIWGCGPVGVLAVKCCLMLGAKRVIAIDSVPERLALAREAGAETIDLSKENIQDTLMEMTHGLGPDSVIEAVGMESHGADTTLQKVSSAIMEHTVSLERPFALNQAILACRPGGNVSMPGVFAGPVGPVALGILMNKGLTLKTGQTHMVRYMKPLMERIQNGDIDPSFIISHRSTNLEDGPALYDMFRDKKDNCTKVVFKPHG; encoded by the coding sequence ATGAAAGCACTCACGTGGCAGAGCCGGGGCAAGATCTCCTGCGAGACTGTACCCGATCCGAAGATCGAGCATGGGCGAGATGTCATCATCAAGGTGACCGCCTGCGCGATCTGCGGCTCTGACCTCCACCTCATGGGCGGCTTCATGCCCACGATGGAGTGCGGCGACGTCCTCGGCCACGAGACCATGGGCGAAGTCATCGAGGTCGGACGCGACAACCAGAAGCTCAAGGTCGGCGACCGCATCGTGGTGCCTTTCACCATCTGCTGCGGCGAGTGCCGCCAGTGCAAGTGGGGCAACTGGAGCTGCTGCGAGCGTACCAACCCCAATGGCAAGCTCCAGGCGGAGACCTACGGTTACCCGCTAGCCGGGTTGTTCGGCTTCTCGCACATCACCGGAGGGTTCGCCGGCGGCCAAGCCGAGTACCTGCGAGTGCCCTATGCCGACGTCGGCCCCATTGTGGTGCCCGAGGGTCTCACCGACGAGCAGGTCCTGTTCCTCAGCGACATCTTCCCGACCGCCTACCAAGCCGCCGAGCATTGCGACATCGGTCCGGAGGACACCGTAGCAATCTGGGGTTGCGGCCCGGTCGGCGTGCTCGCCGTCAAGTGCTGCCTGATGCTGGGCGCCAAGCGCGTCATTGCCATCGACAGCGTTCCCGAGCGCCTCGCCCTGGCGCGGGAAGCGGGCGCCGAGACCATCGACCTGTCCAAGGAGAACATCCAGGACACGCTGATGGAGATGACCCACGGCCTCGGCCCGGACTCGGTCATCGAGGCGGTCGGTATGGAGTCCCACGGCGCCGACACCACCCTGCAGAAGGTGTCCTCCGCCATCATGGAGCACACCGTCAGCCTGGAACGCCCCTTCGCCCTGAACCAGGCGATCCTGGCCTGCCGTCCCGGCGGCAACGTCTCGATGCCGGGCGTGTTCGCGGGGCCGGTCGGTCCAGTTGCCCTCGGCATCCTGATGAACAAGGGCCTGACCCTGAAGACCGGCCAGACCCACATGGTGCGTTACATGAAGCCGCTGATGGAGCGCATCCAGAACGGCGACATCGACCCGTCCTTCATCATCAGCCACCGCTCCACCAACTTGGAGGACGGCCCGGCTCTGTACGACATGTTCCGGGACAAGAAGGACAACTGCACCAAGGTCGTGTTCAAGCCGCACGGGTAG
- a CDS encoding hybrid sensor histidine kinase/response regulator codes for MDRVFAGEPIHMDDLTLTLHRNGYPEETHFSFSYTPVPDKGGGIAGLFCACTETTDRVIGERRQVAKAKRERDRLFEASRDLFGVATFEGYLTSINPAWSRQLGRPEADLLARPFSEIIHPDDLTLTGEVVATLRSGQAVHQFHVRLLRSDGTAIPFAWSAVPEADAEGSSFYTVGRDVTEDLRREEALRQGHKMEALRQLTGGLAHDFNNLLQAALGSFDLILRKPDDAPRVARLARNGLQAAERGAKLTAQLLAFSRAQKLELRPTNVTSLVAGLTEILQTSAGPLVRLTLDSGPEDLGVLTDPTQLEMALLNLAINARDAMPDGGDLIVAVTERKVAEDHDLPPGMYVEISVADTGTGMTTAVAARAFEPFFTTKGVGQGTGLGLSQVYAMARQAGGTARIERDLPRGTTIVLSLPFVPVKAGVDAAAGDQAPSASYAAQKVLLVDDDPDVRLFLTVSLETLGFQVTAAEDAQQGLSMLEEVDPDLLLLDFAMPGMTGAQMAEVVRRQRPTLPIIFASGYSETDAIEKAVGPSAVLLRKPFGVADLETVLRSTLGGR; via the coding sequence ATGGACCGCGTGTTCGCCGGCGAGCCGATCCACATGGATGACCTCACCCTGACGCTCCACAGGAACGGCTATCCCGAGGAGACCCACTTCTCGTTCTCGTACACCCCGGTGCCGGACAAGGGCGGCGGCATCGCCGGCCTGTTCTGCGCCTGCACCGAGACGACCGACCGGGTTATCGGCGAACGCCGTCAGGTCGCCAAGGCGAAGCGCGAGCGCGACCGCCTGTTCGAGGCGAGCCGCGACCTGTTCGGGGTTGCCACCTTCGAGGGCTACCTGACGTCGATCAACCCGGCTTGGTCGCGCCAGCTCGGACGTCCGGAAGCGGACCTGCTGGCAAGGCCCTTCTCGGAGATCATCCATCCGGACGACCTCACGCTGACCGGCGAGGTCGTCGCTACGCTCCGAAGCGGCCAGGCCGTGCACCAGTTCCATGTCCGGCTCTTGAGGTCGGACGGCACGGCCATTCCCTTCGCCTGGTCCGCCGTTCCAGAAGCGGACGCGGAAGGCAGCAGCTTCTACACAGTCGGGCGCGACGTCACCGAAGACCTGCGTCGCGAGGAGGCCCTGCGCCAAGGACACAAGATGGAGGCCCTGCGACAGCTCACGGGCGGCCTGGCGCACGACTTCAACAACCTCCTCCAAGCCGCCCTGGGAAGCTTCGACCTGATCCTGCGCAAGCCCGACGACGCGCCGCGCGTCGCACGCCTGGCTCGGAACGGCCTGCAGGCAGCGGAGCGCGGAGCCAAGCTCACCGCCCAGTTGCTGGCCTTCTCGCGTGCGCAGAAGCTTGAGCTGCGACCCACGAACGTCACGAGCCTAGTCGCGGGCCTGACCGAGATCCTCCAGACCTCCGCCGGCCCCCTCGTCCGTCTGACCCTAGACAGCGGCCCCGAGGATCTCGGCGTGCTGACCGATCCGACCCAGCTTGAGATGGCGCTGCTGAACCTCGCCATCAACGCGCGCGATGCCATGCCGGACGGAGGCGACCTCATCGTCGCCGTAACCGAGCGCAAGGTCGCCGAGGACCACGACCTGCCGCCCGGCATGTACGTCGAGATTAGCGTCGCCGACACGGGGACAGGCATGACGACGGCCGTCGCCGCCCGTGCCTTCGAGCCATTCTTCACCACCAAGGGCGTCGGCCAGGGCACAGGTCTGGGCCTGAGCCAGGTCTATGCCATGGCAAGGCAGGCCGGAGGCACCGCACGGATCGAACGGGATCTCCCGCGAGGCACCACCATCGTCCTCAGCCTCCCGTTCGTTCCGGTGAAGGCCGGGGTTGATGCCGCCGCCGGTGACCAAGCTCCTTCGGCATCCTATGCCGCCCAAAAGGTCCTCTTGGTGGACGACGACCCGGATGTGCGGCTGTTCCTCACCGTATCTCTGGAGACCCTCGGCTTCCAGGTGACGGCCGCAGAGGATGCCCAACAGGGCCTCTCGATGCTGGAGGAGGTCGATCCGGACCTTCTCTTGCTCGACTTCGCGATGCCGGGAATGACCGGTGCACAGATGGCGGAGGTCGTGCGGAGGCAGCGTCCGACGCTGCCCATCATCTTCGCGAGCGGCTATTCCGAGACGGACGCCATCGAGAAGGCCGTCGGTCCGTCCGCGGTCCTGCTGCGAAAGCCGTTCGGCGTCGCGGACCTGGAAACGGTATTGCGTTCCACCCTTGGGGGACGCTGA
- a CDS encoding sensor histidine kinase, protein MGKVEASPGAYCAPSWTAKHLRLAIEAAGVALWSWNVDDDTFSMDARGFGLWGLAPSPHVTFEDLSSRIHPADRDRVRAAFSATRAILGPYETDFRIMDGNEVRWISARGQGDDQGIVGAVMFGVFLDATGRKQAEEGHELLAGEMSHRVKNLLAIATALTAITSRSTTTTVDMARELTQRLTALGRAHDLVRPLPGGEGKAALLGDLLAILLAPYDDMGAFSGRIRVSVPRMGVGEAAATTLALVVHELATNSLKYGALSVPTGTLDVSSPTHEDVVVISWTERGGPPVTAPTVPGGYGSKLLKRAMTQQLDGSIEREWDPDGVVVILRMNKAFLVT, encoded by the coding sequence ATGGGAAAGGTCGAAGCGTCACCGGGGGCTTACTGCGCGCCTTCCTGGACCGCAAAGCACCTGCGATTGGCCATCGAGGCCGCCGGGGTCGCCCTTTGGTCCTGGAATGTCGACGACGATACCTTTTCCATGGACGCCCGCGGCTTCGGGCTATGGGGCCTTGCCCCGAGCCCCCACGTGACCTTCGAGGACCTCTCCTCGCGCATCCATCCGGCCGACCGGGACCGGGTCAGGGCGGCCTTCTCGGCGACGCGCGCCATCCTCGGTCCCTATGAGACCGACTTCCGCATCATGGATGGCAACGAGGTCCGATGGATCTCCGCCCGGGGTCAGGGCGACGACCAGGGCATCGTCGGAGCGGTGATGTTCGGTGTCTTCCTCGATGCGACCGGACGCAAGCAGGCCGAGGAGGGCCACGAGCTCCTCGCCGGCGAGATGAGCCATCGGGTCAAGAACCTGCTGGCCATCGCCACGGCCCTGACCGCCATCACGTCCCGCTCGACCACCACCACCGTCGACATGGCCCGCGAGTTGACCCAGCGGCTCACCGCTCTGGGCCGGGCCCACGACCTCGTCCGGCCGCTCCCCGGCGGAGAGGGCAAGGCCGCGCTGCTTGGCGACCTCCTCGCCATCCTGCTGGCACCCTACGACGACATGGGCGCCTTCAGCGGCCGCATCCGCGTCTCGGTCCCGCGCATGGGCGTCGGCGAGGCGGCGGCCACGACGCTGGCCCTCGTCGTGCACGAACTGGCGACGAACTCCCTGAAGTACGGCGCCCTCTCGGTTCCGACCGGTACGCTGGATGTCTCGTCTCCCACCCACGAGGACGTGGTGGTGATTTCCTGGACGGAGCGCGGAGGTCCCCCGGTGACCGCGCCGACCGTTCCCGGAGGGTACGGGAGCAAGTTGCTCAAGCGGGCGATGACCCAGCAGCTGGACGGGTCCATCGAGCGCGAGTGGGACCCGGACGGCGTCGTGGTCATCCTCCGGATGAACAAGGCTTTCCTCGTGACGTGA
- a CDS encoding DUF2934 domain-containing protein → MADNPAVKRRVAASSRAGTCAFGRCSGALARQADARLSTHRAGDRAIRDATSKPVEERTLARYARFDGYDRPNDRSFPTMPDDGITFERIRERAYDIWDCNHRPDGFDVEFWLMAKRELNAEAAAATTARREDLSELAS, encoded by the coding sequence GTGGCGGACAATCCGGCCGTCAAGCGACGCGTCGCGGCATCGTCCCGAGCGGGGACATGTGCGTTCGGGCGCTGCTCGGGCGCTCTCGCGAGGCAAGCGGACGCCCGCCTTTCCACCCATCGGGCCGGTGACCGGGCGATCCGGGATGCGACGTCGAAGCCTGTCGAGGAGCGGACCCTGGCCCGTTACGCGAGGTTCGATGGATACGACCGGCCCAATGATCGGAGCTTTCCGACCATGCCAGACGACGGGATCACCTTCGAACGCATTCGGGAACGTGCCTACGACATCTGGGACTGCAACCATCGGCCGGATGGATTCGACGTGGAGTTCTGGCTCATGGCCAAACGCGAGCTCAATGCCGAGGCGGCCGCGGCGACGACGGCCCGCCGCGAGGACCTCAGCGAACTTGCGTCGTGA
- a CDS encoding patatin-like phospholipase family protein: MVLSGGNALGAYHAGVYEVLHERGIRPGWIVGASMGAVTAAIVAGNAPEDRVSQLRRFWSEATQHTAPSVSGMLKPRQVYNGLHAVLTLMWGRPNIFQHRWPGLWSALPGVPNDVAMFDHAPLLASINRYVDFERLNRGDIRVTIGCVDVASGEEVYFDTAHGTVRAEHVLASTSLLPAFPPVEIDGRLLCDLGYTNNLPLDPIFADEPKRDLLCIASDLFNLQAPRPGSLDAVLERANDLIFASAGRRAISALEREYELRRRLEPNGPTVTFLHTVYKAAADQLSAKSFDFSPSSIQDRWAAGERDMTHGLAGLADHASDGRRFVYEAV, translated from the coding sequence TTGGTCCTGAGCGGGGGCAATGCGCTCGGCGCCTATCATGCGGGCGTGTACGAGGTCCTGCACGAGCGCGGCATCCGTCCGGGTTGGATCGTGGGCGCCTCGATGGGGGCGGTCACGGCCGCCATCGTCGCCGGGAACGCTCCCGAGGACCGCGTCTCCCAGCTTCGCCGGTTCTGGAGCGAGGCGACCCAGCACACCGCCCCCAGCGTCTCCGGTATGCTGAAGCCGCGGCAGGTCTATAATGGCCTGCATGCCGTCCTGACGCTCATGTGGGGACGGCCCAACATCTTCCAGCATCGCTGGCCCGGCCTGTGGTCGGCCTTGCCCGGGGTGCCGAACGACGTCGCGATGTTCGATCATGCGCCACTGCTGGCCAGCATCAACCGGTACGTCGACTTCGAGCGGCTCAATCGGGGCGACATCCGCGTGACGATAGGCTGCGTCGATGTCGCGTCGGGCGAGGAGGTGTACTTCGACACCGCGCACGGGACGGTGCGTGCCGAGCATGTCCTCGCCAGCACCTCGCTTCTCCCGGCCTTCCCACCGGTTGAGATCGATGGACGGCTGCTATGCGACCTCGGATACACCAACAACCTGCCTCTTGACCCAATCTTCGCGGACGAGCCGAAACGCGACCTCCTCTGCATCGCCTCGGACCTCTTCAACCTGCAGGCGCCCCGCCCAGGCTCGCTCGATGCCGTGCTGGAACGGGCCAACGACCTCATCTTCGCCAGTGCGGGCCGCCGGGCCATCTCGGCCCTTGAGCGGGAGTACGAGCTGAGACGGAGGTTGGAGCCGAACGGGCCGACCGTGACGTTCCTTCATACCGTCTACAAGGCGGCTGCCGACCAACTTTCAGCGAAGAGCTTCGACTTCTCGCCGTCCTCAATCCAGGACCGATGGGCTGCTGGAGAGCGGGACATGACACATGGCCTGGCAGGTCTGGCAGACCATGCCTCCGATGGCCGGCGCTTCGTCTACGAAGCGGTCTGA